In Parabacteroides sp. FAFU027, the genomic stretch TAATACACCCTAACGTTTAAGCGGTCGGTTTATCCTCAATATCGAATCTTTAATCATATTTAATTCAAACGGGATTATTAAGGTAAAACTCTGGACACTTCTCTGACTTTGGTGGAAACTTTCTAAGTATCAGTGGACACTTTTATTTCAACAGTGGACACTGATGAAACTTTGGTGTGAACTATTGTTTCATTGGTGCGCACTGTAGCAACATCAGTGGACACTTTTACCCCAACAGTGTTCACTGATCATTCTACAGTGCGAACTGTTGGAAAAACAGTGTACACTATTTGAACTACAGTGTACACTGTAGCAATAAAAGTATACACTGTAGCTTCAATAGTCATAAATGATATTGAATAAGTGAGCTACAGAAGTGTATCTATAACCCAATTCCACAAAATCCTTTAAATGAATAAAATAGCTTCTAAAGCCTTCTCTGTACGTCATTCGGTTGTAATATTCTTTGGATATATTTGTAGTCCAAATCAATATTTTAGCTGCAAATGAAACATTACAGACAAAGAAGCATCCGCTTTTGCCTGATTATCTTCTTATTAAGTATCTTATTCACCCCCGCCCTTTTTGCGGGTGAAAATGAAAATAATACGACAGCCAGTGCCGATGAGACACACGGCCTCTACCTCTCGGGATGGGCGGTAGGACAGGATTCTACCCTGCAACACTTCATTGACCTGGCTAACCGGACAGAGATCAACGCCTATGTGATTGATGTCAAAGAAGACGACGGCTTGGTCAGCTATCCTTCATCTGTGCCGCAAGTGAAATTATTAAAGACCTGGACCAGAAAATTTGATCCGGCCCATATCATCTCAGAGTTACATAAAAACCACATCCGGGCCATTGCTCGTATCGTTTGTTTTAAGGATCCTGTTCTCCCTAATAAACGTCCCGACCTGGCAATGAAAAACAAGAAAGGCGGCAACTGGAAAGACAACGACGGTCAATCCTGGCTTAATCCATACAATAAAGAAACCTGGAATTATCTGGTGAACATTGCCAAAGAAGCCGTTAAACTGGGATTTGATGAGATCCAGTTTGACTACGTACGTTTCAC encodes the following:
- a CDS encoding putative glycoside hydrolase yields the protein MKHYRQRSIRFCLIIFLLSILFTPALFAGENENNTTASADETHGLYLSGWAVGQDSTLQHFIDLANRTEINAYVIDVKEDDGLVSYPSSVPQVKLLKTWTRKFDPAHIISELHKNHIRAIARIVCFKDPVLPNKRPDLAMKNKKGGNWKDNDGQSWLNPYNKETWNYLVNIAKEAVKLGFDEIQFDYVRFTNSGNMKTVDFGLNRPPKYEAINGFLAYARQQMPNVTISADVFGIICESPADEEGIGQYLELIGKNVDYLSPMVYPSHYGLGQSVNGVSFDKPDFEPYGVVYNAIAKAKDRVSLVKDYRAKFRPWLQDFTASYIGEGNYQTYGPEQVRQQIEAVYKNGYKGWIFWNINNQYSEAAFLPKNNSLTKGNLTQK